Sequence from the Amphiprion ocellaris isolate individual 3 ecotype Okinawa chromosome 1, ASM2253959v1, whole genome shotgun sequence genome:
GGCCCTGCACTGCATTGCTAACGTGGGCAGCAGAGAAATGGCTGAGGCTTTTGCCTTTGAAATTCCCAGCATCTTGGTGGCAGGGTTTGTACACAAAAtatgtccatccatccgttatctatgcaccgcttaatcctcatgagggtcgtggggggctggagtctatcccagctgacttagggtgaagacaggggacaccctggacaggtcaccagtctatcacagggctacacatagagagaaacaatcacactcatgtTCCCACctgcggacaatttagagtcaccaattaacctcagcatatttttggactgtgggaggaagtacacagggagaacatgcaaactccatgcagaaaaatcccaggCCCAGGACATAAATAATATatcaatttaaattaaattttatttatatagcgccaattcacAACACGTCATCTCATaccacttcacatagtaaggtaaagatcttacaaattttaaacagagaaacccaacaatccaagaTTATGTTGAGCATGttcgttttttgagatagaTGACAAATtacttctctccaattaagctgtttattttgtaaatatcagtgtctcaaaagaatcttgtacaaggaccttttctgtttggaacagcctcccagaaaaggatcCAGTCTGctatgaacagaacattttattcagtatggtgaaatgtgatgGAAATTAGTGTAGTTATTGCAGTCATCGTGTCTTTCATGCTGAGAAAAGACTTCAGTTTAACAATGTTTCTCAGCTGAATGTAGCATCCTTTCACTACTGAATTATTGTGCTCATCATATGTTGATAAGTTTTTAGTATTAGTTATTAATGAAAAATTGCTAATGATAAATCTTAGTCTTTGACAGTAGTCACTAGTAGTTACATTAGAGGAGTATCTGAAAAATTAAGAAACTAACACattttgtagaaaaataaattaaagatggGGGTATTCAAATCAGCTCTAGACCTAAAGTTGTAATTCTGTATAGCTGTAGTATTTAAGTAATTAAACCTTGAAATGTGACAGTAATCATATGAATTTTGTATTGCCTCAGTTCAGATTGTACTTTGCTTGTTTCTGTCAGGGACACCATGGACAGTGTGAAGCAGAGTGCAGCACTATGTTTGCTACGACTCAACAGGACATCTCCTGACCTGGTACCTATGGGTGAATGGACAGCACGGGTAGTCCATCTGCTTAACGATCAACACTTGGTGAGACTATACTTAAAATGTCTAATTTCTGCACCACATAGTGATTCTAAGCAGGTTTTTAGAATGTATTATGTTCacatggaaaaatgacaaaccGTATACCAAAAGCAGAATGCTGAAACTATATGATCTGACTGATAATGAGGGGATGTTTTCTCTGTTGTGCTTACatagggtgttttccttgccactgtcgccttttggcttgctctgggggtcaggcatatgggttctgtaaagcgtctcaagacaatttgactgtaattggcgctatataaataaaattgaattgaattgaattgaattgaattgaggTAGCCACAGCCATTCTGACGTTTGCTAGCACGGACACGATGTCCATACACCTAAGACACCTAGGATGGTGAAATATTGTACCAGCTgggttgtattttttgttttaaggtgtgtcttttgttttcagGGAGTAGTAACGGCGGCCACCAGCCTGATAACTACTCTGGCCCAGAAGAGTCCTGATGACTTCAAAACATCCATTTCACTGGCTGTGGCCAGACTGAGTAGGGTGGGTATCTTTCAAATGATACCTCACACATTTCTCAAAGATAAGAGCAGATTTTAACATCTATTTACACTTCATTTTGTTCTTGCTTGTTCAGATTGTGACGTCGGCGTCCATAGACCTACAGGACTATACATACTACTTTGTTGCTGCACCATGGTTGTCTGTGAAGTTGTTGCGGCTGCTACAGTGTTACCCCCCACCAGGTATGGTACAGaaaaattgatttattaattAACGATTATTTTACTctgaacaaaaaattaaatgatggTTAACAGTGTTTACTAGTTATTTGAAATGCGATCTGTTTTTTGGTATTCGCTTGTTTACCATTAAACATAAAAGTTTACAGATTATATATTGTATCAAAGCTAATATATGACAAGTGTACAAAAAAGACTCACTACATTCTGACATTAGTAAACTATTTATTAACAGTTTATTGTTGCACACttaacattttacatattttactcAGTATATGCTATTAATTATCACATGACTTGTACATTTTAAGTACAGTTTAGAAAACATCTAAAAGTTTACATAATTGGGTGGACCAGATATTTGTATCACATCACATCTACAATTTCTAAAGGAGGTATCAATCTACAAGCTACATCTAAGCCAATTTGAGGCAGAAAGAGTTCATTTTCATTAACACAACTTCAAAACACATTACTTTGATTGGActtggattatttatttattatcccttattaatcccatgaggggaaattctgatttttgcatATCTCCCAAttggggggagtcagagcgatgGGTCAGCCccggtacagcgccccctggagcaggaagggttaagggccttgctcaagggcccaacagtggccgcatctgggcttgaacctctgaccttcggatcagtagtccagagacttaaccgttgcgccaccactgccccctaATTAATTCCACCTCTCTCTCTGATTGATCATTTGACTTGGAAATATTGTTGATTTCACAGCATAGCCGTTGTTCTGTTTCAGCTTTGCAGTGTCTACAGAGCTGTGACTTGTGGAGACatgatcaaagctaatgttaacattagccacattagctgtgCTAACGCTCAGGATTTTTACTAAAAAACAGTAATCCATTAGCTTTTCAGTTCCCCAGATACTGGGAGTGTATGAAGACCTTTGCTTTCCTTcttgcagccagcagcagaacatttggtgtgtttttcttgtgacTGAGACAGTTTCAAATTAACACAAGCAACTCTAGCAGGAAATGAGTCTGGCAGACAGTGACacagctgctcattctgaatGGCTCATGTGGAATCAGCATGTAATAAGAGGGAAATGAGAATTGTGCAATTTTCTAGCTCACAACTGTTGGTTACTTCATTTCTCTATGGCAACTGAAAGTTCTTCCTGGCTTGTACAGCTGGGAGGCCATCTAGTTTAAGGGAGGGATAGTGGAACGGCAGTAGTCAGCATCTTAATATTTtcacagcttctttttttaacaccaagtatataaaacatacaaatcacaataaaaattaattttcatcATATGGGACATTTAAGCATTGCTCATGTTTACTTAGACAtcctgcaaaaataaacagcatgGGCTTCCCATTGAGGTCTGGCATGTTTCTGCATTACAGTTCAACATTACATAAACTGATCTGACTTGTTGgtcattaaaaatgtacatgtatAATGAGGTCTTTATAAGAGTTCATAAGAGTTTGTTGAAGTAATGATGGTGACAAGagttaaaataaagaatttcaGGGTTATAAGAACTTACCCGTTGTTGTTGCAGAGGATGCAGCGCTGCGAAGTCGTCTGACTGAGTGCCTGGAGACCATCCTCAATAAAGCCCAGGAGCCACCCAAGTCCAAGAAGGTCCAACACTCAAACGCAAAGAATGCTGTTTTATTCGAAGCCATCTCCCTCATCATTCACCACGACAGGTTGGTTATGTTTGCTGCACCAAGTTTCTGCTGATCTTTGAATTCCTGCATTATGACAGGATTGTAGAGTTTTGTTCTTGAATAGGAAAGTTCAGAATTGCAGATTTTCTGGGGAGTTCTACTGTTGAGTTGCTAGATTGGCTTTCAACAAATAGTGTTTGTTTCCAAATGTTGTATTGCATGTTTTCCAGCTGTAGCACTATAACACTGCATAAAAAGCACCAAGAACAAAACACTGAGCTCTGACTCACTTAGGCTTTGTCTTAAACCTCCAAGGTAACAGGCCAGTCCAAGCATAGGGATGGCATAGGGTATCGCTAAGATTTCAATGATCCTGCTACTCTTATCGATCGATGAGGTACTttaatttgttctgtttgttatattgttaaaaacaaaataagattTGAATGTTTCTTCAACAGCTGTCTGATTATCTGCTGATACCTGGATGTTATCAGGTATCGACTGATAATTAGATCCAGTATTCAACGTTTTTCTGTTTATCGGTGTCGTTacttttttcttaacaaattcctcacaaaataaatgaattacatAATAGGCTATTTTGTATCTGATTCATCCACCTCTCTCTATCAGTAGTCTCTCTTTGATCTCTGATTGGTTACATGTTACGGCTAATCAACACAATCAATCACAATCAACAAGGGGAAAAATTCAAAAGCTCAGTTTTAATCAAACAtatgtaaaacacagaaaaataaattgcaaTGAAGTtttgtgttaaagtttgtgCTATtataaattttgacaccaagatttcatttttttccctcttttctcccAGTGAGCCCACCCTGTTGGTACGAGCCTGCAACCAGCTAGGCCAGTTTCTGCAGCACCGAGAAACAAACCTTCGTTATTTGGCTTTGGAGAGCATGTGTACACTGGCCAGTTCTGAGTTTTCTCACGAGGCAGTGAAGACACATATAGATACTGTGATCAATGCTCTAAAGGTGAGTCTCTTTGTTATCTATGGGCTTTTGATAAGCTTTTCAGGTTAATGTAAAAAAGGGAAGGGTTTGGATTGCTTTAACAACCTGGTGACTgctattctgtatttttttgtttttttactgtctaACAAGTGGTTAGCGATACAGTCTGGAATGGGTCACTGGAATTGTTATACAGTTTTTAGAACTTATTTATAATCTCTTAAGTACTATTTGACtctaaaaacaaatgattaatGCTGAAAATGTAGTATTACCTTTAGAATGTTCTCGTACATCCCACAGCTAATTAAATTAGTCCTTAGGAACGTCCCTAGTAGCCAGtgatgtttatttctttatgaAACTCTGATTGGCTAGCCACAACATAACCCAGCTTGCGGCCACCTGAAcctttttttgatgttttgtacaTCTTCATTTTCTGGTCATGTATGTTTTCtatgcagacagagagagatgtgaGTGTTCGCCAACGTGCTGTGGATCTGCTCTATGCCATGTGTGACCGCAGCAACGCCAAGCAGATTGTAGCAGAGATGCTGAGCTACCTGGAGACCGCCGACTATTCAATCAGAGAGGAGATAGTGAGTCATCAGTACAGGCCTGTTTGCCTTTGAGTTTCTCAGTGTAGCCTCTTGTTTTTAGCTTTGGTTTCGCTTTCTCAGGTGCTCAAGGTGGCTATCTTAGCAGAAAAATACGCAGTGGACTACACCTGGTATGTGGATACTATTCTCAACCTCATCCGTGTCGCTGGTGACTATGTCAGTGAGGAGGTGTGGTATCGGGTCATCCAGATAGTCATAAACCGAGATGACGTCCAGGGCTATGCTGCTAAGACTGTCTTTGAGGTGAGCATGGACATCTATGTCACCAGAGATCAGCTCAACTGTCAGTGTGCACCCTCAGCATCTGCCATTTTTAAATAGGAAGGTATGATCAGAAGTATTACagtttacatatatatatatatgctatcAAAGTAAAATTACAGTGCATTTTTTCTTATTGCAGAGTCACTCAGCTGTCAAACTGATTGCTTTACAAAGCATAggcaaaatgacactatttaacagtcagaaactgtaaaagtggAAAGAACTGTCAAATTTCCAACCTTATGATATTCATTGAACtgtcaaaatcaaataaatttatttgttACAGACACAGTTGTACATGGTACAGTGCAtagtaaaatgttttgtgtacatGATCCGGCttgtacacacaaaacaaagtaaCAGTGCAGAATAGACAAAgagcacacaaaacaaagagccTGCATGCGTATGGACCACAAACTACTTATGTCTGATGCGCAGTTCCAAAATcaatttattctacatgtctctttgagaattttgacaaaaaaataagcCATTTTCACCACACTATGTCCAACACAAAAACTGCACTACCAAGAGGCCATTTTTTACTCAccgcaaccaacagtcacatgacaaaaattgagaGACTGTatggctgaactgggctgaattGCAGACTGTTTTTACATAGAGCAGAcagaagacaagtatggaaaagCACTGAACATGtcagtagaaaaatatctaGAGCATGAAGAGCCTTCAATTTTTCCagcattggtaacacctgtgaacAGTGAGATGgattgcagctttttttcatttttaaaaacaaatagtcAAAGACAATAAACTCTCATCTTCTCTTTTTTATGACATATGGTTTTATAGTTTTGTTACATTGCACAGATAACATTTTTGAGCTTTCTCTGCTTTTAGCAACGGTGATGCTGTGTTCATAGACGTGCAGAACCTAATATCGCGGTGAATAATGAGTCcgcaatgagtaaaaatgtgagaaGAGCAAAAGACACCCAAacctgcttggggttcagagggttaatattggacatccctagcagcaatttttatttctaaagtaaaaaaaaaaaaaacaacaacacttacACTAGTATAAAAGAAAGTATCCACTTGTAACTACTATTAAGCTGTATCAGTGACAGTCAAAATAGACCCTTCGGTCCCAACAAATCCACAAAGAACCTACATCATGAGCAGCCAATAATGGATGGTATCTATGTTCCTGAACTATGCCAGGTCCACAAAGACATGTTGACTGTGTGGTTTCCATCAGCACCATTCAAAACGCTGTTCTTTTACGTATTGTTCCTAACCCAATGACATTGTTCTTTGTGAACACTTGCAGGCACTTCAGGCTCCAGCCTGCCATGAGAACCTGGTGAAGGTTGGAGGTTACATTCTGGGAGAGTTTGGTAACCTCATTGCTGGTGATTCACGCTCCAGGTACAAACAGCATCCACACAGTACAGTTTTTGCCAGAGTCCAGCTGATGTTTCACCTCAGATCTTTCCTGTTTATTACTGAATGGATTGATTCACTCagattacaaaaaaatgctttttcttcACACACATCAAACTGTATCCAGCAATGcagatgtttacatttttatttttttgaagttCTGAGATTCTTGAGTTTTGAAAAATTTAATGGAGTAATTCAACAGCAACATGTcttcaaaatgtcttctgtttaGGTGTTGCTTTTAGACCTCACCATTGAGAGTACTTCTTCTGTAgacagtggattttttttccttttttaaaattttttttggtttacattttggctttatttatttggcttttttgtgcgtTGTATACATGGGagttttttaatacattttgtgttttggtttgtgtTCTTATCTCTCCTCAGCCCTCTAGTCCAGTTCAGTCTTCTCCACTCCAAGTTCCACCTGTGCTCTGTGCCCACTCGGGCACTGCTGCTGTCGGCTTACATCAAGTTCATTAACCTGTTTCCAGAAGTGAAGGCTACAATCCAGGATGTCCTGCGCTCTGATAGCCAACTGCGCAACGCTGATGTGGAGCTTCAACAAAGAGCTGTGGAGTACCTGAAGCTCAGCTGCATCGCCAGCACTGACATATTGGTTAGTAAAATATGCAGCGATTGGACAAAATACACCGCAGTCTCTTAGTCTCACATACACTGAAACCTTAATAAGGGTGGGTTAAAATTGTCCATCCTCATTTTTctgaagcatgtttttttttcaggactCTCTGTAATTTCATATCCTTAGACCTGAGAAGCACGATGCTCGCACCACCATGCTTAACTGCCAGGATGATATTCGCTAGGCAACAAGAAGACCCTGGTGTTGCCAAGAGTTTATGTTTGGGGTTCTGTCGAAAGAGTTACATTTTTGTCTCACCAAACCAGAGGACTATTTCCTTCGATGTTTCAAAATCCTTTAAATGCACCGAAAGCACCTTTAAGTCAAATGGGCTTCCAACAAGCCACCATAAAGGCCTAATTGATCGAGTGCTGCTGAGATGGTCTTCTTTCCGGAAGGCTTTCTCACCTATGCAGAGGACTTCTGAAGCTTACCCTTGGATTCTTGGTCACCTTTCTGACCCAGACCCTTCTTGCTCGTTTGCTCAGTTTGACACACTGTCGGCTCATGGAAGAATCCTGTTGCAAACGTCTTCCATTTCACAGTTATTTAAGCCACTGTGCTCCTGGGACTACattcaaagcattaaaaatagttttatacCCTTGCCTTGGTCTATGCCTGTTGAGGTCTACAGAGGGTTCCTTGGACTCACATGCAGTGTGACTTGTGAGACCTTACATACGAAGATGTGTGCTTTTGTATACTATGTCCAATCCTTTCTGTCTGGCATTACttcaaaaaacactgaatgttttttttttcccccaaacaaAGAGCTTGTTGTGTTGTAAACCCCTCCCCACACATTTCTAACATCTTAATTGTGATTTTCAGAAATCAAGAATTCAACAAGCATGTCCACTTACTTTAACATTTAGTCCAATATTGCATGGAGAGGAGACTTCTGTTACTGTCATGTAACTAAACAATGCTGCACTTCAATCAGGAAAAGATTGTCAGAACCTGTAAACCAGTATGTTCACCTGAACCATTCTTGCATCCTTTCTTACTCTATGATGGCAGGCACCCAACTCCTCCTCAGCTTTGAACCACTATGCTATGGTGACTTTTTAGAGTTGTTTTAGAAACATGTGCCACAGTTGAGAAAAGTTTAGAATGGTTACTCTAGATATGTGAAACAGCATCACTGCTAATAATGCAGCAACTGTCTGCGTTGTGGAAAAACATAACATTTGACTGTATTGGATGACTCTCTGTGTCCCCTACAGGCCACAGTCTTAGAAGAAATGCCTCCATTCCCAGAAAGAGAGTCTTCAATCCTGGCCAAGCTTAAGAGGAAGAAGGGACCAGGCAAACTGCCTGACATAGACGAAAACCGCCGGAATGTCAATGGCAGTTCCGAGCACAGCGAGAACACTGACACCACAAACAAGGTTAGTTGCAGGTAGTGCGAACAAATTGTTGTTAAATCTGGCCTGTACAGATAAAGTTTATTTCTTCTTGAGGAAACTTTTTACCAGGAAAAACTTTGATTCTTAACAGGTGAAGAAATGTCACCTGTTTTCTTACAACGTACATTTAGTAATTTGCtttggtgtgttttattgttacaTTTAATTATAATCTCGAAGACAAGCCCATATCACATAAATATATGACAGTTATAGTCTGTATGTTGTTGTATATGGTTCATTACAGATTTACAGCCTTTTGGACTTTGCTATTGTTTTCCTCCATCTGCTTTTCCTTGACCTTCATCTGCACTTGTACTTTCTCTGCTTTTCCCTGTTTTCACCCTTCTAtccttcttctgtttctgtttctttctccgTCAGTCTTCTCCTTCACTGCTGGAAGAACTTCTTCCTACTGACAGACCTCGCCCTTCCTCCTGTAGTCCCGCAATACTCGCTGCTAGGACCATGGTATACTGACAGCTTGACAATACAAATACACTGTGAATTACATATTCATTTGCGGAGTAACAGCTAGTCTTGCCTCACTTGttgtctatccatccattcatccatatatacatacatccattatccatacaccgcttaatcctcattagggtcacggggggctggagtctatctcagctgactcagggtgaaggcaggggacaccctggacaggtcaccagtctatcacagggctacatatagaaacaaacaagcacactcacattcacatctacgcTCAATTtggaatcaccaattaacctcagcagcACATTGGACCCAGAGAAAACCctcacatgcacagggagattatgcaaactccatgcagaaagatcccagatgGGGaggcaaaccagggatcttcgagctctgaggtgacagtgctaatcgccaaaccactgtgcagcccacttgTTGTCTAATGAAATGATTTGATCTTTGCAAAGGTCACTCATATCGTTACAgtgtttgtattgtatttggCTTAGATGCTGCTGTGGCTGTTGCTGCTCTCGTcgctttttctttgctttataCGTACCTCAGTACTGAAGAGGTGCTTAGTGGGTTTTCTTATAGAATATCTTTCACTTAAAATAATGTTATTAAACTAAGCAGGGCTCGCAATTAGAACTCACCAGTTTGTTGTAAGAAGTGAGATCCTGCCATATGCACTGCTTTTATCTCATGCCCAGATGTTAGCCCTGTTTATGTATACCTTTGGCCTTGTTTTTCTGACCTATGAACAGAACATAAAAGGAAGGTGATTCCACAAGAGTCTGCAATTATACTTTctaaagacttttaaaaaatctatcatTTGAATTTGTAATTTAATTAGGACAATGTCTGTGTGGGCAGACACCTACAGCCGTTGGGTATATTAATCCAATAGGCATGTTTTGAGCATATCGCTGCGTAGTTTTTAAGTCAAAAGGTTGTGGGGTAATCTGTTTATCTAATTTCATGTGTTGTCAAACTTACATACCCCACATGTTAGTCCATGTCGTTTAAATCTTAGCAGAAAGAGTGCTGTATAAACCTAATACACAGTGCTGAGGTTGCTACCTGTAGCCCTGTATTAcaagacagaagaaagaaagcCAACACTAGCAATTAGGGCAACACAATTGTCCAAGGGTGCAGATCACATGCACACATCCTGTATAGCAAGTCTATGGTTCAATCTTCAGCTGGAGACTGTTCCTCCTACTCTAGCTCTCCACATTTCCTGTTTCCCTCTACTGTCACTGTGCAATAAAGCCATAAAAATGCCCCCTGATCCGCAATTTTACCATTGACTTAGCATGTGTCgaaattaaatgtgaacataggtAACCTTTAGCGCAACTGAGTGCCCACATTGGCAAGCACAGCTAAGTGAACATAGAATAAAATACATTCTTAAAATCTACTGCATTCCACTCCacttttgtttatatattttgtgCTGCCTGTGTAGATATTATGTGCTTGGAATGatgtttgctgttgtttctcTCCTAGGCTTCCGCCCACCCCTTTACAGATGTTCTGAATCTTAACTCAAGCCCCTCAACAGGACCCAGTCTGCTAGTTGATGTCTTTTCCGACAGCTCCACCTCTGCGTCTGTAGATGTTTCGGAAGACAATTTTTCCAGGTGGGGACATTTTGTGAGCTTGGTTGAGCAAAATAGGTCATAGCTGTTTGGATTACCTGCACTATTTATAGAGGACATAAAGGGCTGGAGCACATTAATTCACAGCCTTTTGTTTTGCTGACTGATCAACATTTTAACCCTGTAGTGTCTTAATCACAGTCAAAGTGGACAAAGACACGAGGCAAAATATTCAACTTAAACCAGGCGTACACTTGTCATTGGATAATTGGTAGATATGAACCCACTGATTGATGGTATTGTGGTCATATAGAGCGGTGGTAGTAGAGCTTTTTGACTTTTCTATCTTGTCTCTTCTACTTCTATATGACTTTTTTCACCATTTAGCAACAAGAAACCTTTGTTCACTATCTAGACTTTACACCTTACAAATACGATTGAGATTACAATAGTACTTGATaaggaagaagagaaaatatTGTGGAAGATATAGGAGGTGACAGATATCTAAAACCCCTACCAGTGGTTAGAAAAAGCCACTGTGAAGGACAGTACAGAGCCTGTGCTCATGGCAGCCCAGGAACAAGTCCTTAGTAACAGATCCTTAGAGACAGGGCTCTACTACAGCAGAAAGGACCCAGGGTGCAGGCTAAGGCAAAAGAACCAGTGGTGACATATATTTAGCTTCACCAACTCATAGAAAACTCTGTCACTACTGTTGTCATTCAGTTCTTCATTTGGCTTCATGGTCTATCCTTACTGCATTTTGGGGAGTTTTatcatatattaaaaaaaaactgacccCAAACCCTTTCTAATTCCATGTAGGCAGTGGCTGAGCTGCCCTTTATCTGTAACCTTCCAAAACTGACACTCTGGTATTCATGCCCTGTGCATCAGCTGTGCATAAGTGGCAGTAGCCAAGCATTGCACCTCTATATCTAGCTTTTGCCATTCATTTGTTACCCTACTGTTTGTGGCACTTTTACAACTGAGTGCAACACTACCAATGTCTTACTGAAaggacagtttcacaatgtGCTCCGTAATCTCTGTTTTCAATGAGGGTCTTGTGCTACCATGCTTTGCTGTGCTCAGGAAAGGCCAGCCATCAAACTGAAGTGTCTTCAGCTGGGACACACTGCTCTTCTTCAGaagtctgtgttgttttattattgtgtaCTTGTAAATTCCAGATTTGTTTGTAAGAACAACGGTGTAATCTATGAGAACCAGCTCTTGCAGATTGGACTGAAGTCTGAGTACCGACAGAACCTGGGTGAGTAGCTTTATCACTATTTTACTAAGTTCTGCATCCTTTCCTTTAGGCACATTTTATTAGACTGCATCCATTTTAGGGACACTTTTAAAGTATATTTCTGTAACTATCATCAGAGAATAATGAAAAGAATCAGATGTAAAGTTAGATTAGTTGTAAAACAGGATATGATTTTACATGCACTGCATACTGTTCACATGTCATTAGATCAATAGTTAACTTGTTATTCTCCCCCAGGTCGCATATATGTGTTCTACGGCAACAAGACATCTACTCAGTTCCTCAGTTTCTCTTCATTTGTCACCAGTAGTGACATACTCAAGACTCATATCCTACACTGTTTGATAGCTTCTTGCATCAATACCAGCCCACTGGAATTTACCTCATCACTACTGCTGCTTGCCAGCTAAGAAATATTTTGTGGGACTGCTGCTTTTTGCATATAACTCTTTTGCTTTTTGCATATAACTCAAGCAGTTAATAAAAAACTGACTATGCAAAGGATGCGAATACCTGCTGATAACTGCTCTAGGTGTACTGAGATGCATGTGTCTATACAATCCTTAACCACTGTCTCCACAGCTGAATGTCCACGCTAAGTCAGTAGACCCCATAATAGAAGGTGGTGCTCAGGTCCAGCAGATCCTGAACATTGAATGTGTGTCAGACTTTACAGATGCACCAGTGCTCAACATCCAGTTCAGGTTTGTATGCAAATGCAATAtttattgttgatgttgtttgCCCCTTGCATATATGCTCATTTCTGACTCTGTGCATGAACACAGATATGGTGGAACTTTGCAGAACATTGCAGTGAAACTTCCTGTGATGCTGAATAAGTTTTTTCAGCCCACAGAGATGACATCCCAAGATTTCTTCCAGCGCTGGAAACAGCT
This genomic interval carries:
- the LOC111583406 gene encoding AP-2 complex subunit alpha-2 isoform X1 — translated: MPTVSKGDGMRGLAVFISDIRNCKSKEAEIKRINKELANIRSKFKGDKALDGYSKKKYVCKLLFIFLLGHDIDFGHMEAVNLLSSNKYTEKQIGYLFISVLVNSNSDLIRLINNGIKNDLASRNPTFMNLALHCIANVGSREMAEAFAFEIPSILVAGDTMDSVKQSAALCLLRLNRTSPDLVPMGEWTARVVHLLNDQHLGVVTAATSLITTLAQKSPDDFKTSISLAVARLSRIVTSASIDLQDYTYYFVAAPWLSVKLLRLLQCYPPPEDAALRSRLTECLETILNKAQEPPKSKKVQHSNAKNAVLFEAISLIIHHDSEPTLLVRACNQLGQFLQHRETNLRYLALESMCTLASSEFSHEAVKTHIDTVINALKTERDVSVRQRAVDLLYAMCDRSNAKQIVAEMLSYLETADYSIREEIVLKVAILAEKYAVDYTWYVDTILNLIRVAGDYVSEEVWYRVIQIVINRDDVQGYAAKTVFEALQAPACHENLVKVGGYILGEFGNLIAGDSRSSPLVQFSLLHSKFHLCSVPTRALLLSAYIKFINLFPEVKATIQDVLRSDSQLRNADVELQQRAVEYLKLSCIASTDILATVLEEMPPFPERESSILAKLKRKKGPGKLPDIDENRRNVNGSSEHSENTDTTNKSSPSLLEELLPTDRPRPSSCSPAILAARTMASAHPFTDVLNLNSSPSTGPSLLVDVFSDSSTSASVDVSEDNFSRFVCKNNGVIYENQLLQIGLKSEYRQNLGRIYVFYGNKTSTQFLSFSSFVTSSDILKTQLNVHAKSVDPIIEGGAQVQQILNIECVSDFTDAPVLNIQFRYGGTLQNIAVKLPVMLNKFFQPTEMTSQDFFQRWKQLGAPQQEVQKIFKAQHPMDTDVTKAKILGFGVALLDGVDPNPANFVGAGVIHTKSTQVGCLLRLEPNAQAQMYRLTLRTSRESVSQRLCELLGEQF
- the LOC111583406 gene encoding AP-2 complex subunit alpha-2 isoform X2 is translated as MPTVSKGDGMRGLAVFISDIRNCKSKEAEIKRINKELANIRSKFKGDKALDGYSKKKYVCKLLFIFLLGHDIDFGHMEAVNLLSSNKYTEKQIGYLFISVLVNSNSDLIRLINNGIKNDLASRNPTFMNLALHCIANVGSREMAEAFAFEIPSILVAGDTMDSVKQSAALCLLRLNRTSPDLVPMGEWTARVVHLLNDQHLGVVTAATSLITTLAQKSPDDFKTSISLAVARLSRIVTSASIDLQDYTYYFVAAPWLSVKLLRLLQCYPPPEDAALRSRLTECLETILNKAQEPPKSKKVQHSNAKNAVLFEAISLIIHHDSEPTLLVRACNQLGQFLQHRETNLRYLALESMCTLASSEFSHEAVKTHIDTVINALKTERDVSVRQRAVDLLYAMCDRSNAKQIVAEMLSYLETADYSIREEIVLKVAILAEKYAVDYTWYVDTILNLIRVAGDYVSEEVWYRVIQIVINRDDVQGYAAKTVFEALQAPACHENLVKVGGYILGEFGNLIAGDSRSSPLVQFSLLHSKFHLCSVPTRALLLSAYIKFINLFPEVKATIQDVLRSDSQLRNADVELQQRAVEYLKLSCIASTDILATVLEEMPPFPERESSILAKLKRKKGPGKLPDIDENRRNVNGSSEHSENTDTTNKASAHPFTDVLNLNSSPSTGPSLLVDVFSDSSTSASVDVSEDNFSRFVCKNNGVIYENQLLQIGLKSEYRQNLGRIYVFYGNKTSTQFLSFSSFVTSSDILKTQLNVHAKSVDPIIEGGAQVQQILNIECVSDFTDAPVLNIQFRYGGTLQNIAVKLPVMLNKFFQPTEMTSQDFFQRWKQLGAPQQEVQKIFKAQHPMDTDVTKAKILGFGVALLDGVDPNPANFVGAGVIHTKSTQVGCLLRLEPNAQAQMYRLTLRTSRESVSQRLCELLGEQF